From a single Apium graveolens cultivar Ventura chromosome 2, ASM990537v1, whole genome shotgun sequence genomic region:
- the LOC141707444 gene encoding uncharacterized protein LOC141707444, with translation MARKLSKEASIVLCNGPINLNYAVTSISAETTDEEVLKQSLRSKSPPDVTIHVRGSAPLSFGTSLVSVGNMVYCIGGSNSDKSSGFLASKEVRRFDPNKPELELDCNHPPMNQGRFFPAVVALQMIIYVFGGLSQTDSNNSPYAECLDTKKPKHRQKWKPLTEPPNRLSLDFPPFAIPYEANTVLIGSSDICMGTTILIGSRHVAQGALLYGVHNGVWNEYLFNPVSMSTIQVLNPVSVVWEKTIYWVDERYIYAYDLDKHILYVGYTNESVLYDFGRGFDTTRMGPVLMHLQENIFCCFTVYVEDPLGPSRTGVVECTKFRVTKYNQQSADAGVLHLQAMGYQSYRCENMCELSSVLRIHARQDSQ, from the exons ATGGCTAGGAAACTAAGCAAAGAAGCCTCCATCGTACTATGTAATGGTCCTATTAATTTGAATTATGCCGTGACTTCAATATCAGCTGAGACGACAGATGAGGAGGTGCTAAAACAATCCCTTCGAAGTAAATCTCCTCCTGATGTAACAATCCATGTCCGTGGATCTGCCCCACTCAGTTTCGGAACATCACTTGTTTCTGTGGGCAATATGGTGTATTGCATCGGGGGCTCAAACAGTGATAAATCTAGTGGTTTTTTAGCTAGCAAAGAGGTCAGAAGATTTGACCCAAATAAACCAGAACTTGAACTTGATTGTAATCACCCACCAATGAATCAGGGTAGATTTTTTCCAGCTGTAGTTGCCTTGCAAATGATAATATATGTATTTGGTGGACTGAGTCAAACAGATTCTAATAACTCACCGTATGCGGAGTGCTTGGACACGAAAAAGCCTAAACATAGGCAGAAATGGAAGCCATTGACAGAACCCCCAAACCGATTATCTCTAGACTTTCCCCCGTTTGCTATCCCTTACGAGGCTAATACAGTCCTTATTGGAAGTTCTGACATCTGCATGGGTACTACCATCTTGATTGGCAGCCGACATGTTGCCCAAGGTGCACTTCTTTATGGTGTGCACAATGGGGTTTGGAATGAGTACTTGTTTAACCCCGTATCTATGTCAACTATCCAGGTTTTGAACCCAGTTAGTGTTGTGTGGGAGAAAACTATCTATTGGGTTGATGAAagatatatatatgcatatgaCTTGGACAAACACATTCTCTATGTGGGGTACACAAATGAGTCGGTGCTTTATGATTTTGGTCGTGGGTTTGACACAACACGTATGGGACCTGTTTTGATGCACTTGCAAGAGAACATTTTTTGTTGCTTTACAGTTTATGTTGAGGACCCTTTAGGTCCTTCCAGAACTGGTGTAGTAGAGTGCACTAAATTCCGAGTTACCAAGTATAATCAACAATCTGCTGATGCAGGGGTTCTGCATCTACAAGCTATGGGATACCAATCATATCGATGTGAAAATATGTGCGAGTTGTCCAGTGTTTTGCGCAT TCATGCAAGACAAGATTCACAATGA